One genomic segment of Candidatus Fukatsuia endosymbiont of Tuberolachnus salignus includes these proteins:
- a CDS encoding IS630 family transposase — protein MKIELTADQKITLEAQHRQSHDRRVCDRIRCVLLSADGWTPPMIAHSQLINETTVRRHLTDYHKLNKLKPENGGSDGYLNAEQTTSLVEHLTQPLYHHNHQIVAYIAGRWNITFTVSGLYKGLKQHGFSYKKPKGVPHKFAVEKQQQFIKTYSELKDAAGNDPILFIDAVHPTQTTKISYGWIRKGQDKTIETTGSRTRLNIMGALNIQNVANPIIRDDETINSENVVHFLSAIRAHYPITTTAHVILEGAGYHRSQLVQDAALTLNIQLHYLPPYSPNLNPIERLWKVMNEQTRNNRYYPSKQSFKNDILNFFEVKLPQMASSLVSRLNDNFQALNPAS, from the coding sequence ATGAAAATAGAGCTGACTGCTGACCAGAAAATTACCCTCGAAGCCCAACATCGTCAAAGCCATGACCGCCGTGTCTGTGACAGGATCCGGTGTGTTTTGTTGTCCGCAGACGGCTGGACTCCCCCTATGATTGCTCACTCACAGCTCATTAATGAAACCACGGTGCGGCGCCACCTTACAGACTATCATAAACTCAACAAGCTCAAGCCTGAAAATGGCGGCTCCGATGGCTATCTCAATGCGGAACAGACCACGTCGCTGGTTGAACATCTCACCCAGCCGCTCTACCACCACAATCACCAAATTGTGGCCTATATCGCTGGACGCTGGAACATCACCTTTACCGTATCAGGTCTGTATAAAGGGTTGAAGCAGCATGGCTTTAGCTATAAAAAGCCGAAAGGTGTTCCGCATAAATTTGCCGTTGAGAAACAGCAGCAATTTATAAAGACCTACAGCGAATTGAAAGACGCCGCGGGTAATGACCCCATACTGTTTATTGATGCCGTTCATCCGACACAAACCACCAAAATAAGCTACGGCTGGATACGAAAAGGCCAGGATAAAACGATAGAGACCACCGGGAGCAGAACGCGGTTGAATATCATGGGAGCCTTGAACATCCAGAATGTGGCTAACCCCATAATCCGTGATGATGAGACGATTAACAGCGAAAATGTGGTTCACTTCCTGTCTGCCATTCGCGCGCATTATCCCATCACGACAACGGCACATGTGATCCTCGAGGGTGCAGGCTATCACCGTTCACAGCTTGTGCAAGACGCCGCGCTTACGTTGAATATCCAGCTTCATTACCTTCCGCCGTATAGCCCGAATCTAAACCCGATAGAGCGATTGTGGAAGGTGATGAATGAGCAAACACGAAACAATAGATATTACCCATCTAAACAGAGTTTTAAGAACGATATCTTAAACTTCTTTGAAGTGAAGCTACCACAAATGGCAAGTTCTCTGGTATCTCGCTTAAACGATAATTTCCAGGCGCTAAATCCTGCATCTTGA
- the sixA gene encoding phosphohistidine phosphatase SixA, translating to MQVLIMRHGDAVPDTIKDAERPLTLSGRGESLQVASWLNKQSVNIEQILVSPYLRAKQTLEVTREALVLPREQEVMPELTPSGDVVLMTCYLQTLAKEGCSAVLLISHLPLVGYLVAELCPGHYPPMFATSAIACVSLDESTGHGILDWQARPSHTDSKNMISSVFSDTNIVVRKMHA from the coding sequence ATGCAAGTTTTAATTATGCGTCATGGCGACGCGGTACCGGATACAATCAAAGACGCAGAAAGACCTCTCACCTTATCTGGTCGAGGTGAGTCGCTGCAAGTGGCAAGTTGGCTAAATAAGCAATCCGTGAATATAGAGCAAATATTAGTCAGCCCCTATCTGCGAGCGAAACAAACCCTTGAGGTTACGCGTGAAGCCCTTGTTTTACCAAGAGAGCAAGAGGTCATGCCAGAGCTGACTCCGAGCGGTGACGTGGTATTGATGACTTGCTATTTACAAACGTTGGCGAAAGAAGGGTGTTCCGCGGTACTGTTGATATCACATTTGCCGTTGGTGGGTTATTTGGTTGCTGAACTCTGCCCGGGGCACTATCCCCCAATGTTTGCCACTTCAGCTATCGCTTGTGTTAGTCTCGATGAGAGTACTGGTCATGGTATCCTCGATTGGCAGGCGCGCCCTTCACATACTGATAGCAAAAATATGATTAGTAGTGTTTTTTCTGATACGAACATTGTTGTAAGAAAAATGCACGCATGA
- the rdgB gene encoding RdgB/HAM1 family non-canonical purine NTP pyrophosphatase: MQKIVLATSNSGKVRELADSLSSCGLHVVVQTALGVASVEETGLTFIENAILKARHAAQHTGLPSIADDSGLAVDALGGAPGVCSARYAGSHASDQENLEKLLARMEDIPDQRRRAQFHCVLVYLRHAADPVPLVFHGCWQGEITHTRMGDGGFGYDPVFYIPEFRRTAAELSNEEKRAVSHRGQALKLLLNAFKND; the protein is encoded by the coding sequence ATGCAAAAAATTGTATTAGCCACCAGTAATTCAGGTAAAGTACGTGAACTGGCAGACTCGCTGTCCAGTTGCGGTTTGCATGTCGTTGTGCAAACGGCGCTGGGTGTTGCCTCTGTTGAAGAAACCGGCCTTACTTTTATCGAAAATGCCATTTTAAAAGCACGTCATGCCGCACAGCACACGGGTTTGCCCTCTATTGCTGATGATTCTGGCTTAGCTGTAGATGCGTTAGGGGGAGCGCCGGGGGTCTGTTCGGCTCGCTATGCTGGTAGTCATGCCAGTGATCAGGAAAATCTGGAGAAACTACTGGCCCGCATGGAAGACATACCTGATCAACGACGGAGAGCACAGTTTCATTGTGTGTTAGTTTATCTGCGTCATGCCGCTGATCCGGTTCCATTGGTGTTTCACGGTTGTTGGCAGGGAGAAATCACTCACACTCGAATGGGTGATGGGGGTTTTGGTTATGATCCTGTTTTTTATATCCCCGAATTCCGGCGTACAGCGGCAGAGTTGAGTAATGAGGAAAAACGGGCGGTTTCCCATCGTGGTCAAGCATTGAAATTGTTGTTGAATGCTTTTAAAAATGATTAA
- the csiE gene encoding stationary phase inducible protein CsiE, producing MSLETFPVIKLSNQQRQCRALLMLFSPKSAVPLETISQFNGVASTISRQDIADIANDIKLYHLDICIHANNRCQLEGKLLDKRLCLIHWLRRGLRYCPEFIDNYFSVYLYQALSLESHQVDNWLKPQLQRIIAHCEKLLTQPFSERDRRFLLIYIFYCAWENQQQCCLKLKTNQRDWLNQKRERAAANILFHSVNPLLPTPLATIERDMIILMLTLLKPHNYDSSSSVEDTRLMVSIHQLISRFQQLSEKKVSNKLALASRLFAHLGQAIPRCHFDIGVEGLSLERITKKYPRLLRTTQQSLREFEREYQIEFSSEETGLIALSFGAWLMQGNALQEKQVLLLTRDNSQLEDQLEQQIRELTILPLHIRYLPLDQYLQSGKPMDDELVITPYFVLFSPSAPPLTQVFLPLTKQQSERIRILLETPHHSNY from the coding sequence ATGAGCCTGGAAACTTTTCCTGTGATTAAGCTATCTAATCAACAGCGACAGTGTCGTGCATTGTTGATGCTTTTTTCACCAAAATCAGCGGTGCCACTAGAGACTATTAGTCAATTCAATGGCGTAGCATCTACGATTAGTCGACAAGATATCGCTGATATTGCCAATGATATAAAACTATATCATCTGGATATTTGTATCCACGCCAATAACCGTTGCCAACTTGAAGGAAAATTATTGGATAAAAGGCTGTGCCTCATCCATTGGTTACGCCGTGGATTACGCTATTGCCCTGAGTTTATTGATAACTACTTTTCTGTGTATTTATATCAAGCATTGTCTTTAGAATCGCATCAAGTCGATAACTGGTTAAAACCGCAGTTACAGCGAATCATTGCTCATTGTGAAAAGCTGCTGACACAGCCTTTTAGTGAGAGGGATCGCCGGTTTTTACTGATTTATATTTTTTATTGTGCCTGGGAAAACCAGCAACAATGCTGCCTCAAGCTAAAAACCAATCAGAGGGACTGGCTGAATCAGAAACGAGAACGGGCCGCCGCTAATATCTTGTTTCATTCAGTAAATCCCCTTTTACCTACCCCTTTGGCTACCATTGAACGAGATATGATCATCTTAATGCTGACCTTGCTTAAACCTCATAATTATGATAGTAGCAGCTCAGTTGAAGATACGAGATTAATGGTCTCCATTCATCAATTAATTAGCCGTTTTCAGCAATTGTCCGAGAAAAAAGTGAGCAACAAGCTGGCGTTAGCGAGTCGATTATTTGCTCATTTAGGACAGGCCATCCCACGTTGTCACTTTGATATTGGTGTTGAAGGTTTATCATTAGAGAGAATCACTAAAAAATATCCACGATTGTTACGTACTACCCAGCAATCTTTGAGAGAGTTTGAAAGAGAATATCAAATCGAATTTTCATCGGAAGAAACGGGACTGATCGCACTGAGTTTTGGTGCCTGGTTAATGCAAGGTAATGCCTTACAGGAAAAACAGGTACTTCTACTCACCCGGGATAATTCTCAACTCGAAGATCAATTGGAACAGCAAATTCGAGAGTTGACAATATTGCCACTGCATATCAGATATCTGCCTCTCGATCAATATCTTCAATCAGGGAAACCAATGGATGATGAATTAGTAATAACACCCTATTTTGTTCTTTTTTCCCCATCAGCACCGCCATTGACGCAAGTTTTTCTACCACTGACTAAACAACAAAGCGAGCGAATACGTATTTTACTGGAAACACCTCATCATTCAAATTATTAG
- the queG gene encoding tRNA epoxyqueuosine(34) reductase QueG gives MAHHLDLNQLAQHIKQWGQSLGFQQVGICDTDLSAEEPKLQAWLDKQYHGEMAWMARYGMLRARPHELLPGTLRVISVRMNYLPAEASFASTLNNSDLGYISRYALGRDYHKLLRQRLKKLGDKIQTYCSDTNEISFRPFVDSAPIMERPLAVKAGLGWVGKHSLVLNREAGSWFFLGELLIDLPLPIDQPVQEGCGRCVACITICPTQAIVAPYTIDARRCISYLTIELEGTIPEEFRPLMGNRIYGCDDCQLICPWNRFAQLTDEEDFSPRASLHTPKLLDLFAWDEEQFLRITAGSAIRRIGHLRWLRNISVALGNADYQDNIVLALEKRRGLHPMLDEHIEWAVNQQLTRRVAQEVQVQSAQKKRLVRVVKRGLPRDA, from the coding sequence ATGGCACATCATCTAGATTTAAATCAACTAGCTCAACATATTAAACAGTGGGGGCAATCACTGGGCTTCCAGCAAGTAGGAATATGCGATACTGATTTGTCTGCGGAAGAACCCAAGCTTCAGGCATGGTTAGATAAACAATACCACGGAGAAATGGCATGGATGGCACGCTACGGTATGCTACGTGCGCGACCACATGAGTTACTGCCCGGCACCTTAAGGGTAATCAGCGTACGCATGAATTATTTACCCGCTGAAGCTTCCTTTGCTAGCACATTAAATAATTCCGATTTGGGTTATATCAGCCGCTATGCCTTGGGGCGGGATTATCATAAACTGTTGCGCCAACGGCTTAAAAAACTGGGCGATAAAATTCAAACTTATTGCAGTGATACTAACGAAATTAGTTTTCGTCCTTTCGTTGATTCAGCACCTATTATGGAGCGGCCATTAGCGGTGAAAGCGGGGCTTGGATGGGTCGGTAAACATTCTCTGGTATTAAATCGTGAAGCCGGTTCTTGGTTTTTTTTAGGCGAATTATTAATTGATTTACCTCTGCCCATTGATCAACCCGTACAGGAAGGGTGCGGACGCTGCGTTGCTTGTATCACTATCTGCCCGACACAGGCGATTGTCGCCCCCTACACTATCGATGCCCGCCGTTGTATTTCGTATCTCACCATTGAATTGGAAGGTACCATCCCCGAAGAATTCCGTCCGTTAATGGGCAATAGAATCTATGGCTGTGATGATTGCCAGCTAATTTGTCCGTGGAATCGTTTTGCGCAACTGACCGATGAGGAAGATTTTAGTCCACGGGCGTCATTACATACACCCAAGTTACTGGATCTCTTTGCCTGGGATGAAGAACAGTTTTTGCGAATAACCGCAGGCTCCGCCATCCGGCGTATTGGTCATCTACGCTGGTTGCGTAATATTTCGGTTGCATTAGGTAACGCTGACTACCAGGACAATATTGTATTAGCACTGGAAAAACGCCGAGGTTTGCACCCTATGCTCGATGAACACATTGAGTGGGCGGTTAATCAACAGCTAACTCGTCGTGTTGCGCAAGAGGTACAGGTTCAATCGGCACAAAAAAAACGGCTGGTTCGTGTGGTGAAAAGAGGATTACCTCGGGATGCCTAA
- the proC gene encoding pyrroline-5-carboxylate reductase, translating into MKNRNITFIGAGNMARAIISGLITSGYPATQISVCAPSVDKRNALSEEFNITNSSDNIAQAQQAEVIVLAVKPQVMVEVCQSLQGKKIDFSSKLILSIAAGIGISRFYALLGDKLNIIRIMPNTPASVGKGMSGLFAPTYVNQADRDFTERLLRSIGEICWLENEQDINKVIAAAGSAPAYFFLLMEAMQQQAIKQGFNEATARLLVQQAASGATALVEANPQLPLSKLREQVTSKGGTTAAALQVFEEQDLSGIVSRAMQAATIRAEEMEKLF; encoded by the coding sequence ATGAAAAATCGTAATATTACTTTTATCGGTGCGGGAAATATGGCTCGTGCGATCATCTCAGGATTGATCACCAGTGGTTATCCTGCTACGCAAATCAGTGTTTGCGCTCCCTCTGTGGATAAGCGTAATGCCTTGTCTGAAGAGTTTAATATCACAAATAGCAGTGATAATATCGCTCAAGCTCAGCAAGCAGAGGTTATTGTGCTAGCAGTAAAACCACAAGTTATGGTCGAGGTTTGCCAGTCGCTGCAAGGGAAAAAAATCGATTTTTCTAGTAAGTTAATCTTATCCATTGCTGCTGGAATCGGCATTTCACGTTTTTACGCCTTGTTGGGCGATAAGCTTAATATAATCCGCATTATGCCAAATACGCCTGCATCAGTAGGCAAAGGAATGAGCGGTTTGTTTGCGCCAACATATGTTAATCAGGCAGATCGTGATTTCACCGAACGTCTGCTGCGTTCAATCGGTGAAATTTGTTGGCTAGAAAACGAACAAGATATCAATAAAGTCATTGCTGCTGCTGGCAGTGCTCCCGCTTATTTTTTCCTGCTGATGGAAGCTATGCAGCAGCAGGCCATTAAACAGGGATTTAACGAAGCAACAGCACGATTACTGGTGCAACAAGCGGCGTCCGGTGCTACAGCACTGGTTGAAGCTAATCCACAGTTGCCTTTATCCAAATTACGTGAGCAAGTGACTTCGAAAGGAGGAACGACAGCAGCAGCGTTACAGGTCTTTGAAGAGCAAGATTTATCGGGTATTGTTTCCCGTGCCATGCAAGCGGCGACCATCCGTGCAGAAGAAATGGAGAAACTATTTTAG
- a CDS encoding YggT family protein, with protein sequence MLTLIFLTKTVIDLYVMLLLLRVWMQWVRSDFYNPFAQSVVKFTQPIVSPLRKILPSSGAIDGASLLLAFLLMTIKYPLLLLIQGGSIALNPYNLLFGVISLLKAVGHLIFWVMIIRALMSWISQGRGSMDYLLYQLTEPLITPIRRVLPSMSGIDFSPMAVILILYLINYLGMDLLGELWLVL encoded by the coding sequence ATGCTAACACTGATTTTTCTGACTAAAACCGTCATTGACCTTTACGTCATGTTGTTATTGTTACGAGTCTGGATGCAATGGGTTCGGAGTGATTTTTACAACCCATTTGCACAATCCGTAGTGAAATTTACCCAGCCGATTGTCTCTCCCTTACGTAAGATACTGCCGTCGTCAGGAGCAATCGATGGGGCGTCATTGCTGCTGGCATTTTTGTTGATGACGATAAAGTATCCGCTGTTATTGCTGATTCAAGGGGGAAGCATTGCATTAAACCCCTACAATCTTCTATTCGGTGTCATCTCTTTGCTCAAAGCCGTGGGTCATCTCATTTTCTGGGTGATGATTATTCGGGCATTAATGAGTTGGATTAGCCAAGGTCGTGGTTCAATGGACTATCTGTTGTATCAATTAACCGAGCCGTTGATAACCCCGATTCGCCGTGTTCTTCCATCGATGAGTGGTATTGATTTTTCTCCGATGGCGGTGATATTGATTTTGTATCTGATCAATTATCTGGGGATGGATTTGCTCGGTGAGCTGTGGTTAGTACTCTAA
- the trmJ gene encoding tRNA (cytosine(32)/uridine(32)-2'-O)-methyltransferase TrmJ, producing MLHNIRIILVKTSHTGNIGSTARAMKTMGLTRLYLVNPLVKPDHQATALAAGAADIIKEATLVDTLDHALKGCSLVIGTSARSRTLSWPILEPSECAVRSVSAARQAPVGLVFGCERTGLTNEELQKCHYHVAIPTNPEYSSLNLAMAVQILVYEIHKASLKLQQPLLQPEETTAYPPADDLERFYQHLEQTLVHTGFIRQVHPGQIMNKLRRLFTRARPESEELNILRGILTSIYTQVKSRCRI from the coding sequence ATGCTACATAATATTCGTATTATTTTGGTTAAAACATCGCATACTGGAAACATAGGTTCGACCGCAAGGGCAATGAAAACCATGGGGTTAACTCGTCTATATCTGGTGAATCCACTGGTAAAACCGGATCACCAGGCCACCGCATTGGCTGCTGGTGCCGCTGACATTATCAAGGAAGCGACTCTTGTCGATACGTTGGATCATGCACTAAAGGGATGCAGCCTGGTGATCGGAACCAGCGCCCGTTCACGTACTCTATCATGGCCGATTTTAGAACCGTCTGAGTGCGCTGTTCGTAGTGTTTCTGCGGCTAGACAAGCGCCTGTTGGGCTGGTATTTGGCTGTGAACGCACAGGGTTAACTAACGAAGAATTGCAAAAATGCCATTATCATGTGGCAATCCCGACAAACCCAGAATACAGCTCGCTTAATCTGGCAATGGCAGTACAAATTCTCGTTTATGAAATACACAAGGCTTCTCTAAAGTTACAGCAACCTTTGCTGCAACCAGAAGAAACCACAGCCTACCCACCAGCCGATGATCTTGAACGTTTTTATCAGCATCTAGAGCAGACTTTGGTCCACACTGGTTTTATTCGTCAGGTTCATCCGGGACAGATTATGAACAAATTACGTCGTTTATTTACTCGTGCACGCCCTGAGAGCGAAGAACTCAATATTTTGCGCGGTATACTGACGTCAATCTATACCCAAGTGAAATCAAGATGCAGGATTTAG
- the hemW gene encoding radical SAM family heme chaperone HemW encodes MIKLPPISLYIHIPWCIQKCPYCDFNSHTLKGKVPHQEYVRHLLADLDADVPLSSGREISTIFIGGGTPSLLSAEAMQQLLQGVRARLPLAKHAEITMEANPGAIEADRFSHYQCAGVNRISIGVQSFNPRKLMQLGRIHGSDEAKQAALLATSLQLRSFNLDLMHGLPDQTPLEALDDLRQAIALNPPHISWYQLTIEPNTAFSSRPPVLPDDDALWEIFQQGHQVLSNAGYQQYEISAYAKSGYQCQHNLNYWRFGDYLGIGCGAHSKITFSDGQILRTVKTKHPRGFMQGKYKNQQYNVERTERPFEFFMNRFRLLETTPRVDFYNLTGLTESVIRSPLDQALAKGYLEETDEYWQITEKGKLFLNSLLDLFLL; translated from the coding sequence ATGATTAAATTACCGCCAATCAGCCTTTACATTCATATTCCCTGGTGCATACAAAAATGCCCTTATTGCGATTTTAATTCTCATACATTAAAAGGAAAGGTTCCTCATCAAGAATATGTTAGGCATTTGCTCGCCGACCTTGATGCTGATGTGCCTCTTAGTAGCGGGAGAGAAATTAGCACCATTTTTATCGGTGGTGGCACTCCAAGTTTACTGAGTGCTGAAGCCATGCAGCAATTGTTACAAGGTGTCAGAGCACGGCTGCCGCTGGCAAAACACGCTGAAATAACAATGGAAGCCAATCCGGGTGCGATCGAAGCAGATCGTTTCAGTCACTACCAGTGCGCCGGAGTGAACCGTATTTCTATTGGTGTACAAAGTTTCAACCCCCGTAAGCTCATGCAGCTTGGGCGCATACATGGCAGTGATGAAGCAAAACAAGCGGCACTGCTGGCAACTTCGCTGCAATTGCGTAGTTTTAATCTAGATCTGATGCACGGCTTACCCGATCAAACACCGTTAGAAGCCCTTGACGATCTTCGTCAAGCCATCGCCTTAAATCCACCCCATATCTCTTGGTATCAGCTCACTATTGAACCAAATACCGCTTTCAGCTCTCGTCCTCCCGTTCTACCCGACGACGATGCATTATGGGAAATTTTTCAACAAGGGCACCAGGTTTTAAGCAACGCCGGTTATCAGCAATATGAAATTTCAGCGTATGCCAAATCAGGCTATCAATGTCAGCACAATCTAAATTATTGGCGTTTTGGTGATTATCTTGGCATTGGTTGTGGTGCTCATAGTAAAATAACCTTTAGTGATGGTCAGATATTACGTACAGTAAAAACGAAGCATCCACGTGGTTTTATGCAAGGTAAGTATAAAAATCAACAGTATAATGTTGAACGAACTGAGCGTCCATTCGAATTTTTTATGAATCGTTTCCGTTTATTGGAAACTACACCCCGTGTTGATTTCTATAATTTAACGGGATTAACAGAAAGTGTCATTCGCTCTCCCTTGGATCAAGCCCTGGCTAAAGGTTATTTGGAGGAGACCGATGAATATTGGCAGATTACTGAAAAAGGGAAATTATTTCTTAACTCGTTGTTAGATTTATTTTTATTGTAG
- the suhB gene encoding inositol-1-monophosphatase: MHPMLTIAIRSARKAGDFIAQSYHLQNSTESSNKSRNDFVTCLAQGAERQVIDVIKKYYPKHSIIAKHCGERIGDDRDVQWVIDPLGGVANFIKCLPHFAISVAVRIKEHTEVAAIYDPVRNELFTAVRGQGAQLNGYRLRVIAAQKRDLRTATLVTALSVNSRQHSASYLNIFNKLFMQCTDMNSSGSSVLDLAYVAASRVDGFFGVGLEPRDFIGGELLIRESGALITDFTGNHNYYDSGNVVAGNSNVVKAMLQTIREESSEALKR; this comes from the coding sequence ATGCATCCAATGCTGACTATTGCCATACGTTCTGCACGTAAGGCCGGTGATTTTATCGCCCAAAGTTATCACCTCCAGAATTCTACCGAATCGAGTAACAAAAGCAGGAATGATTTTGTTACTTGTCTTGCTCAGGGGGCAGAACGTCAGGTTATTGACGTTATCAAAAAATACTACCCCAAACATAGTATCATCGCTAAACATTGTGGTGAACGCATTGGTGATGACAGGGATGTACAATGGGTTATTGATCCACTGGGTGGTGTTGCCAATTTTATCAAATGCCTACCTCATTTTGCGATATCTGTTGCTGTGCGTATCAAAGAGCACACTGAGGTTGCTGCGATTTACGACCCGGTGCGCAATGAATTATTCACCGCGGTCCGCGGGCAAGGAGCACAGCTTAACGGTTATCGGTTGCGTGTTATCGCTGCCCAAAAAAGAGATTTGCGTACCGCTACGCTAGTGACAGCTTTATCCGTTAATTCCCGTCAACACTCAGCAAGTTATCTCAATATATTTAACAAATTGTTTATGCAATGCACTGATATGAATAGTTCTGGTTCATCTGTCCTAGATCTGGCCTATGTTGCCGCGAGCCGTGTGGACGGTTTCTTTGGTGTCGGTTTAGAACCTCGGGATTTTATCGGCGGTGAATTACTAATACGTGAATCTGGCGCTCTGATAACAGACTTTACTGGTAATCATAATTATTACGATTCCGGTAATGTTGTCGCTGGTAATTCAAATGTAGTTAAAGCGATGCTGCAAACAATACGTGAAGAATCGAGCGAAGCACTTAAACGCTGA
- a CDS encoding PilT/PilU family type 4a pilus ATPase has translation MDFEEFVAFSVKHKASDLHLCSGHHPRLRIDGVLQSLQQYAPLSDSWTQILCQQLLNERQYLKLQQKGQLDFSYTTKHGQRLRGNFFQQQHGLSVAFRLVSSHCPELKALAAPAIIERLMQQEDGLILVTGATGNGKSTTLNAIIGAIHQQGGRHIITLEDPIEYIHNEGSGLIQQRDLSCHTHCASAALNAALRQDPDIILLGELRDTASIRLALTAAETGHLVLATLHTRTAAQAVDRLIDVFPAEEKACVRGQLAAGLVAVIAQKLARKRGGGRIALFEILVRSTAVSNLIREGKTHQLEGVMQTNGQLGMQTFSQGIQQRQKQKLLAEIEQEI, from the coding sequence ATGGATTTCGAGGAGTTCGTTGCCTTCAGTGTAAAGCATAAGGCATCCGATCTACATCTCTGTAGCGGTCATCACCCACGGTTGCGTATTGATGGTGTGTTACAGTCTTTACAGCAATATGCACCGCTAAGTGATAGCTGGACGCAAATATTGTGTCAGCAACTATTAAATGAAAGGCAATACTTAAAGCTACAGCAAAAAGGACAACTCGATTTTTCTTACACAACGAAACATGGACAACGGTTAAGAGGCAATTTTTTCCAGCAACAACACGGATTATCTGTCGCTTTCCGTTTAGTATCCAGTCACTGCCCTGAACTGAAAGCCTTAGCTGCTCCCGCAATCATCGAACGATTAATGCAGCAAGAAGACGGTTTGATTTTAGTGACAGGTGCCACTGGCAATGGCAAATCAACCACACTAAACGCCATTATTGGTGCCATTCACCAGCAAGGCGGACGGCATATTATCACGTTGGAAGATCCTATTGAATACATTCATAACGAGGGATCAGGGCTTATCCAACAACGAGATTTAAGCTGTCACACTCACTGCGCGAGCGCTGCTTTGAATGCGGCGCTACGTCAAGATCCTGATATTATTTTACTCGGTGAACTGCGTGATACGGCAAGCATTCGTCTAGCATTGACTGCAGCAGAAACCGGTCATCTTGTTTTGGCGACGTTGCATACCCGAACAGCAGCACAGGCGGTCGATAGGCTGATAGATGTTTTTCCGGCAGAAGAAAAGGCATGTGTACGAGGGCAGTTAGCCGCCGGACTAGTTGCAGTCATTGCTCAAAAGCTTGCTCGTAAGCGTGGAGGGGGTCGTATCGCTTTATTTGAAATTTTGGTTCGCAGCACAGCAGTCAGCAATCTGATCCGTGAAGGAAAAACACACCAGCTAGAAGGTGTCATGCAAACAAATGGGCAACTGGGTATGCAAACTTTTTCGCAGGGAATACAGCAGCGTCAAAAACAGAAGCTATTGGCAGAAATTGAGCAAGAAATTTAA